TATGACTTGACACCAACATGGCTAAGCAGCCTGGAAGTAGGCTTGAGTATCTGGCCTCTCAACAGGGCTGACTCCAatcctctgcctctgtctcttggCCAGAGCCCACAGAACATACCAGAAACCAGGCCCCATGGGAGCTTCCCTCCCTTAAGCTCACCTAGGCTGATGCTGTTGGTCACCCGCTGATGTAGCCTTGCTGTCTGAATGGGCTTGTGATATAGGGGCCACAGGGTAGGGTCACTCACAGCTGCCCATACGTGAGATAGTGGCTGGGACACCACACCTGCCCCTAAGAAGCCATGCCGAGTAGAAGAAAACTCCTTGTAGTAAAGTTGCACCTCCTGCTCCTCACCCTGATAGCTGGGGGACACCAAGGAttggaaagaggaagaatttttttttaaaagggggttCCCAAGGCACAAAGGAGGAACTTAAGGGGTGAGAGATTCCAGGAAGCCAGGGTAGAGAAATGGAAGGTGAAGAGAAGCCAAGCAGGACAACAGGGTTAGGACCAAGGCACTGCAAAGCGACTTACTTCCAGCCAGCTGTTGCCTGGTGGCTGAAGAGGTTGTGTAGATTATTTGAACAAGCAGCCATTACCTGGGGACACAGTGGCCATACCCAAATTAGTAGGAAAAGTACACCCCAGCCCCTAGGTTCAACTTTCTGATCCgtgtttaatatatatacatcatTCAAGATGGAGAGCCACTGAAGAAGTCTACAAGCGTTGGTGGCCCTCATCTGCCCagctcttttcctcttcctccccacccagCAGAGGTCTGGCTAAAGCAATGATAGGGAGGAGTGGGAGTGATTACTCACGTCAGCCATGGAAGTGTCTACCATGTGTTTGGCCAGATCCTggtaggaggaggagaagctggaTGGGCTGGATGGAAAACAACAGGAACTGCCCAGGGAGGCTCTACAGCCTACAATAAAGAGATGGAGGCTCTGGGAAGGCATCGAACATCAGGGTCTTATGACAGATACAGCTCTCCAGCAGGGGTAGAGACACTAGACTCAGACAGTCTCGGGCCAGTGACTTCCTATGATAGAGTAGGCATAAGCCCCCAGGACCAGGCAGATATCTGTGCCCAACCCTCCCTGCCACTCACTGTAAGCTGAGTTCTTCCAGGCAGATCTAGCCAGATACAGGTTCCTCACTGCAGAATGGGCCTGCCCATCCCCTATCCAGGTGTCTCTGGAATCAGGCAAGTTTGAGTCCCCCTGCAGAACAGAGGACACTCAGGACCAGACAGCAGGCATAGAATAATCTCCTGTGAAGTGCACCTAAcagcttccaccatgatggttccattataaagggaaaaaaaaatcttccctactgggattacaagagccTGGATACCCACAATAGCAACACAAATCAATCCAGGGACAATCTCTCCTCGCCCTCAGGCTTATAGGCTACTTGCAGGAGGGTTCCAACAGGGAGATGACAAATAGGGCCTGAGAACCCTCTGCCAGCCTGCCAACCTGGGGTCAGCGGGTGGGAGGCCCCTCTGCAGCACTGGCAACAGGAGTAGGGCCATGGCTGGAGAGGTTTCGTATGGGTACTAAAGGTAAAGTAGAAGGTGGGatgggaaagaaaagcaatgtgCTCTGAAAAGTTGAACCTTGGCCCCTAGCCCCAGCTAAGCCAAAGCTCCTAATCTGGAATCAGTGGGGATGATCCTCTATATCTGCAATAGGACAAAAACACCTTCACCTCAGCCAGCTCCTCTGTGACACAGTCCCTGATCTCTGTTGGATCTCTCAGGCACCCTTTATGCTAATTCTATCATTGCTTCCTAACCTACTGCTACTTTGAAGACAACACAAAGAAAGTTCTACCTCTTTCCTCACCTCCATCCCTTCTGCCTCAGGTTTAGACCTCATGCCACCCTCTCAGGAACTTTTTACTACTAATCATCTCTCTCTCCACTTGCCTCCACTTCTCCCTCTTCACTGGATACTTCTTATTAGTGCTTTAGcatacaaaaaaaattctccccCACTCTTCACACATAAGCTTCCTGAAacaattatttcctttgccaTCTCCCACCTCTCACGTGCTTCTGCAGCACCTTCCCTAAGCTAGCATTTGCTCCCATCACTCCTTCAAACAGTAATCATCAAGGCCCATGCTATCCATGTGTCCCTGCCCCATCTTCCTGCATCTCTCATAGCAAGCTCTGATTCAGGCTTCAGCTTCCAACCTCTCTATGCTACTTTCCACTTTCTTTTATTGACTTGTTCTTCTCAACAATAAATTGATATTGTGGGATTCTTTCAAAATTCAGGTCAAGTTCTGATTTTCCTACTCTATACTATATTCCCTGGTGATTTTGTCTATTTCTAATGTTGTACTGATGACTTCCAAATATAATCATGaactaattaataaatattaccGAGGCAACTGGATAGCCATTTGAAAATAAGATTTATATCAGAGACCCATTCCATAGGTCatgccaaaataaatcctttataCTTTGTAGATTAAAGATAGATTGGGGGTGTGGAAGTATAAcattattataagaaaatataacttaaaaaattcatagagagGGAAATTCCTTTCTAAACTGGGCAAAAAttttacacataaatatatgggcagggggattgaaccaagaacctcaatacatgctaggcaagtactataccactgggctacacccccagtccaaaAATTAAtatcttgaaaaacaaacaactggaaaaaaactGGCAGCTCAAATGACAAaggataattttcttttcttttttgtttggataattttcttaatatgcagAAGGGCCACCAAAACCAAAAGGCCCGACAACCCAATAGAGAAATGAACATAGGATATATatagtcaccaaaaaaaaaataaaaaaaatctgacaatgTCAGACATAAGAATAGAACTATATAACTAAAATACTATAATATTAGTAAAGACTAATGAACCTTTATAATACTGTTAAGCAGAGTATAGCAGGGACTGTAGGTATATAGGTAGGAACTATGATACAGTATCATTTGAGAATATTAGTTGATACACTATGGAGATATttatcagctgggcatggtggctcacacctgtgatcctagcaacttgagaggctgaggaaggaggatctcaagttctatgtcagcaacttaataagaccctgtctgaaaatagaaaataaaaatggatatagTTCAGCGGTagagtaccctgagttcaatccctggtaccaaaaaaacaaaaaacaaacaaacaaacaaaaaaaaacacccacTTTGTGCTTCAAAGCAAACTGAAAAGACAACACACAAATACCCATAATGGGAGAAAGTTTTGTAAATTATATCTGATGAAGGACTTttactagaatatataaagaactcaataataaagacaaaattacagtttaaaaaaagggcaaaagacctgaatagacattatCTCCAAAGAAGATCCATAAATGGTAATGGTCTCAGGGAAATGCAACTAAAACCACATAGTACCACTTAAAATCCACTAGGATGGCTACAACCAAAACCAGTTATCCGTTAGCTTCTGCAAGGGAcaggttccaggacctcctaagGATACCAAATCTGAGGATGTCTAAGTCACTGAAAtacaatatttgcatataatctgtGCAAACACTCTGCATCTTcccaaatactttaaataatctctgtTATTTTTAACACCTAATGCCATGTAAGTAGTATGTAAATAGTtgtagggaataatgacaagaagaaaagtctgtatgtgttcagtatAGATATAAACATTTTAGGCCTGGTACACATCAataacataacattttaaaaaaatgttttcaacctATGGTTGGTTAAATCTGCAGATGTATAACCTATGAATAGAGGACAGACAGTATACCAAATGTTAATGAAATGTAGAGAAATACACTGCTCAGATACTGCTGATGGGAATACATATGGTGCAGGCACTATGAAAAATAGTCTGGCAGTTCTGTgatccaggattcaaacccagaagaaattgaaaaaaatgttgatttaaaaaaattaaactaacaCTATTGCTAAAGCATGTTTTGATTTACCACCAACAGAAATAAAgcattaaatcttaaaaaaaaaaaaaaaagaaaaacttccacAGAAATATTCACGGTAGCCTTATTCTTAGGTGGCCAAATTGACAGACACAACCTTAATGTCTATCAAatgataaacagataaataaaatgtggtctattcaTACAATGAAGATTATTTTgccagaaaaaagaatgaatttttgatatatgctacaacatgaatgcaTCCTTGTTTTGGGCGGAATTAGTCTCCAGTAAAAGATATGTTgaagttcaaaccccagtatctATGAATATGACCTTATTCAGAAATAGGGTTTTTGGAGACAAAGTTGAGATAATCCTGGATTAGAGTGGGTCCTAAATCCAATGATTGACAACATAAGAAAGTCATGTGAAAAAACaagggagacacacacacatacacacacagagaacaaCATGTGAAAACAGGCAGAGATTGTAGGGATGCAGCTGCAAGAATTGTTGGTGACCACCAGAAGCTCAGAGAAAAACATGGAACAGATTCTCCTTCAGGAGTTTTCTGAGGGAGCCTAGTGTTGCTAAACATGATTTCAAACTTGTAGCCTCCAAATTTATGACaggataaatttctgttgttttaagctacccCATTTACACTAATTTGTTAGAGATTCTAGGAAACTAACAATgctgaaaatattatgctaagagaaagaagccaaTGAAAAAGGACCAAACATcatatgattacatttatattaaatgtcCAGAATAATCAAAACTGTAGAGACAGGAAATAaattagtggttgcctagggctgGGGGATGGTGGGTTTGGGGAGAAATGATGAGTGGCATGGGGTTTCTtttgggatataatgaaaaggttTCTAAATTAATTGTGGTGATGCTGGGTGCACTGGGGCACACCTATAACCacggctactcaggaggctgagcagaaggACAGTAAGTtgaaggtcaacctgggcaacttagtgaaccttgtctcaaaaatttgaaaaaggccTGTAGgcataactcagtagtagaatgcccctgggtttagtccctgtgtctcaaaaagataaaaataagctgggcatggtagggCATACCTCTAATtccaggctgaagcaggaggattgcaagttgattttttatttaatatttttttttagtttttgatggacctatattttatttatttatttatatgtggtactgagaatcaaacccagtgcctcacacatgccaaacaagcactctaccactgagctacaaacccagcccaggattgcaaatttgaggtcagcctcagcaacttagtgagagcctgccttgttatatttaaaaaataaatataaaaaggtttggggCTATAAGCTCAATGGTAAAGATCCCTTGGGTTAATCCCcaatatgaaaacaattttttttaataaaaatactaataaattcTTAATTGAACTAGAAAATCTGATCCTAAATTTCATACGGAAAatagacaagaaaaaatattctgaaaaagttCAGGGCAATGTGGGAGGTAGAAGGACTGGTGCTATCAAAGAGTAGACTCATTCTAAGCCTTAGTGCAGGGAAAAGGGACACTGTGCACTGGTGAGGCCAAGATGAATAACTAATAATTAACTACAGAAACAAGTGGATATTCCTGAAGGAATAAAGGTGTATACACACCTCACAATATACGTGAAAATAACTGCAAATGCAACAaagatttaaatatgaaaaataagaccACAGCAGTTCTAGGAGAAATTCTTTATAACTTTGGAATGGAGAAtgtatttctaattattattGAGAACTTAAgtactacaaaaagaaagctgataAATCTTTTTCTTAAATCTACTTTGagattgctttattttatatatatatatattttttttttttttttgtcaatggattttttatttatttgtttatacgtggtgctgagaattgaacccagggcctcacacatgccaagtaagtgctctaccactgagccacaactccagcccaaataaatctttcttaacacttttttttttttttctttaacccagggatgcttatccactgagccacatcccaagcccttttaattttttgagacagggtctcactaatttgcttaggacctcactaagttgctgaggctgactttgagcttgcaatcctcctgcctcagcttcctgagttgctgggaacacaggcatgtgccaccatatctggccaataaataaatttttctgaatggtcccaaacaaaacaagcaaagtTAATACAAGAGTGAGGCACAGGGAAAAACAAATTTGTAATTCATATAAGGCAAAGGGTTAATTTTTGTTAGTATAAAAAACCCTCAAAAACTGGtaagaaaaaaaccagaaatgagCAAAGGACATAAACAAAgggtcagaaaaaagaaaataaaaatatttaagtagatGTTTAAGGggttgtggatatagctcagttggtagtgtttgccttggaagcacaaggccctgggttcaatccccagcaccaccaaaaaaaaaaaaaaaaaaaaaaaaccagatgtGTAATAAAAGAGATCCtatatgagaaaaatgagacactattctttatgggaaaaaatgaaaaacaaaaaacattttcagggcacagtggccacatacctataatccagcagctccagaggataaggcagaaggattgcaagttggaggccaaccttggcaatttagggatatgctgtctcaaaaataaaatgttttaaagaagaggttgggggatgtagttcagtggtagagcacttgcctagcatacatgaggacCCTGCACTCAATGCTGAGttatacaaagaaaacaaaacaaaaccaatgaacgaaaaaaaattggaaatgttGATAAGAGAATAGGGAGAAATGGATTCCTACCCTTTACTAATGGGAGTGTAAATTAGTATCTGAGAGGGAAACTTTATCAAATGGTATCAAAAtcacaaaggcaaaaaaaaaatttcaaatacatgtaCTCTTTGTACAAGCCTACTTATGGGAATTTATCCCACAGATGTAGCTGTACCTGTATGAAATGATTCAGACACAAAATTATTCACTGCAGCATTGTTGATAACAGCAAAATACTGAAAACAGCCCAAGTTAGAAGAATAAATAATCACAGCACATTTCTACGATGGAGTGATaggcagaaatgaaaaaaaagtggaAAGTTCTCCACATactcaaatagaaaaaaactCCAGGATACACTGGGTGGGGGAAGGTAGAGAACAGTATGTATAAAGACTTCTATCAGGATCCATCCAAAAAACCACACTGCTTTCCCTAGATGGAAAAGGACCAGGTTAAGTGAGAGCAGGGATTCCCTATgtacttttacatatattttttgcttttttactatatgaacatattttctatagaaaacatcacactttaaaaaaaaaaagtagtaaggGATAAAACACTACTCAGCTGTTAAAAATGAATGACTCAGGCTGGGTGCAgcagtacacacctataatcccagtactCAGGATGCCacagcaggaggatcccaagttttgaaacttagcaaaaccctgtctctaaataaataagtaagtaagtaaaataaaaaaaaaaaaatgaaaagggctggggatgtggctcagtggtagagtgctcttgtggtcaatccccagaaccacccaaaaaaaaaaaaaggtcagaaaCAAATTTGCTGATATGCAgtaatatataaaagatatttttaagggaaaaagcaaagaaaatgggtAAAGTATGCTTCCACTCATGTGCTTTACAAAAGATACACATGTTTACATAGCTGTATATGGTATCTTTGGAAATATAAACTGAACTGGGATAAGATGACTGCTTCTGGGAAGGTAAATAGGGGACTGAAAGAGGCACTTGAAGCCATGCCCTTTGTTGTTATTTGATTATCTCTTTACCAtgtgaagttttatttataaagtgaATTTCAAATGTTTATCCTCAGGCAGGTTTTACTCTGAGCTCTAGATCTACATTTCCAACTGCCTACTTGATTCTAACGGCTACAACTGGATTTCTCACAGCTTCTActtaataaaggagaaatcaaactCACAATCTTCCCCACAAAACTTGGTCTTCCTCCAGTGTTTCTTGTCACCATTGATACCACCATCCCTTCAGTTGCTCAAGTCAGAGGCATGTGCCGTTCTTGACCCCTGTCTCCCACTTCCTCTGACACCCAAGCCCTGCAGATGCTCTCCCCATTATGTCCACCACCTGTTTATCTTCACTGGCAGTGCCCTAAACCCAAGCAATCACCACCTCTAACTCAAATTTGCCACGGACCTTTTTCAGGTCTTCCCACAGTTGctcttgcctcctcctcttccaatCCTATCATTCTATTCCTCTACTTAAACACTTCCTTTTAAAAGGttttgaacagttttttttttttttaaccactaaaccacactcccagccccttttattttgagaaacagtctcactaaattgctgaggaccttgctaagttcaATAGCTTTCTGTCACTTTAAGGGAGTGTTATTATCAGATGGATTAGAAAAGGGTCAGAGGgcctggggtcatagctcagtggtagagtgcttgcctggcatgtgtgaggcactgggttcaattcttagcaccacataaaaaaataagtgaataagatAAAGgcattgcatccatctacaaactaaacatattttaataaaaaagggcCAGAATTCTCAATATAGTCTATATGATTTGGCCTTTTCTAGTCCTTTCTCATGTCATTTGCCCATTTCACTATATACTCCAGCCACAATGTACTCCATTTAGTTTCTCAAGGCCTCACTTGCTGGGTGAACAACTTTCCAACAGCAGCACAGCTTTGTTTACATAAACTACTCAGCCTTTTGGTCTCAGCCTACATGAGCTATCTTTATTGACCCTGCAGAGTAGGTCAGATCCTCTATTTTGTCCTGGCTTAGCATCacttttccaaataatttcttgCAACATTAGCCAGCAGATAAGCTGTTTATCCCTCTAACAGTCTGTTTAAGGACAACAGTTTTGGCCAGAtcccgtggtgcatgcctgtagttccagtgactcaggaggatgggacaggaggatcgtgaattcaaagccagcctaagcaaggcgctaagcaactcagtgagaccctgtctctaaataaaatacaaaaaaggggctggggatgtgtctcagtgattgagtgcctcaGGATTCCATCCCTGAAACAGTTTTGCTCACTGCTGCATCCTAAAACAGTGAATACATAATAAACATtcatttatgaatgaataaacagagGGAGAGGAAGTACAACTAAGGGAAGATCAAAGGTCATAGCTCATAGGAAAAGCTAATGTTAGCAGTGGCCTCAAGGTCCTGCCAAAACTCCCCTCTCAGCAGTCCTGGCCCCTGAATTGTTCCCCACATCTACCCACTCACCACACTCTCTGGGGACCGGAGCTGGCCTGACAGAGCTGGGCTGCTATTGTAACCAGAAGTGACACCAGAGGAGAGGCTTCCATTGGAGCTGGTGCACAGAGAGCTGGAGTTGGCCAAGGTGTGTAGTCTTTCCTCTTCCTGAGAAGAACAGATCATCATCATCCAGCTCCTGATGCACCCTTACCACCCACATTTCCTTTCCCAAACCATCTCTTCCTGCCATGGCTCCCATAAGCCATCCCCAGTACCTCACGCCATGGCCGCTCCCACACCCTGACTACATACTACCTGAGGATAGGAGCCTGGTCTGATGAGGATGTCAAGAGTGAGCCCAAGTGATCAAGAAAACAGTAACaataatgctggtgaggatgtgaggaaaagggtaTGCTCAtaaattgttggtgggactgcaaattggtacaaccattctggaaagcagtatggagatttctcaaaaaaacttggaatgatcatgaggctgaggcagggaggatcatgagttcaaagtcagcctcaacaaaagtgaggcactaagcaactcagtgaaaccctgtctctaaataaaatggaaaaatagggctggctcagtggctgagtgcccctgagttcaatcctcagtaccaaaaactaggaataaaaccacaatttgacccagttattccattcctctgtatatatccaaaggatttaaaatcagcatactatagtgatgcagccatatcaatgtttatagcagctcaattcacaatagctaagctatggagccaacctaggtgcccttcaacagatgaatggataaagcccatatggtatatatacacgatggagaATTACTCgaccattaagaagaatgactttatgacatttctggtaaatggatgggtctgaagactatcatgctaagtgaaataagctaattccctcccaaaaccaaaggttaaatgttttctctgatatgtggaagctaacccacaatagagggaagattaaaaaaaaagaagaattgaagttcagtggagtagacaaggAGAATGatgagaagggaggggagatgggaaaaggaaagacagtggaaggaatctgacataactttcctatggaCGTGTATGAATCTCGCCATTGTGTACACccacaagaaataaataaaaaaaataactgggtagatagcagaaagatcaagagggaagggagcagggagtgaggggagggaaggggaaggagaggtactaggaactgaaattagaacaagatatattccatgcttgtataattatgtcaaaatggattatcctgtcatatataactaagagagagagagagagagagagagagagagagaaagagagagagagagtgtgtgtgtgtcagtccAGCTTTGAGCTGGCACCAAGGGGTCCAGGCTCTCCTCCAAGAGTTATATCCTCAGACTCAGAGTCAGCCACAGTGAAGGCTACCCCAAGTCTCCAGGTCTGCTCCAGTCAATCCTGAAGTCAGAGGCTCACCCCATTCCTCACCCTCAGCAGATGGGAGATGATCTGCTCAcggattctcagcttctcttgtTCAGTTCGCTCCCGCAATCTGTCCCGTGCCTTGGCAATTTCCATCTTGGCCTCCTCACGGGCCCGTTGATAATTGCGCAGCATTAGATCAATTTCAGAGGGTGAGTGAGCAGACTTTGATGCCAACTCAGGGCTTCTATGGAAGATCACACATCGGAAAGATATCTTCTAACATGGTGAGTGCATAACAGCCCTGACCATCCCACCCAAGGCTAGCTTGATGCCATGTTCTAGAAGATCCCATTCTCCCTTTACCCACAGGGTCATgatttgattttatatcttcaGGAGAGCTGCTGGACAGAGAGGAACAAGCCCTTCCGAGGTCCAGGTCTGCAGGTTTGCTTTGTGTCAGAGCCACTGTTTATACTTTCCCATAACTTCTCTGCCCAACCCCTTCCTCACCCCATTCCCTCATATACACTATTCTTTCCTTGCCTGGGTCTCCCACATTCACTTCAACTTGACCACAGGCATGCAGGGCCTTCCACAATGTTAAAACTCCAGTTCCTGCTCCCCACAATCCCCTCTACCACACAGAACCTGCTCCCTGCAGGGTTCAGGGTACCACCCTTACTTGGTGGTTTCTACAACATCCTTCCTCAGTCGTTGTAGGTATTCTCGGCGCCTGCTGGGCAAGTCAATATCCTGGGTGGGGAGAGCCCTACTGGGCAGGAGGCTCAGTTGTTTTGGGGGGCTTCTTGTCCTACGGAAGTTCTGAAGTCGCTCAGCCCGCTCTCTCCTGAGGGTTTCGATGGCTTTTTTTTGCctacaacaaaatgaaattgagtCATGAAATTGTCCATGAGTGTCCTTCCCCTAAAGTTCTCTCTGATCCCCTCTGGAAAATCCCCAATGAGCAAGGACAGAGGGAAAAATCAGCTATTAGCTTTCTCAGGTTCTTTCACCTTGGCCCACACTTGACCTCCAGGATGGGACCCTTACCTAGCATAGAGCTCCTCCCAGGTGGACATCATAGGTTCCTCAGGAGCAAGTGCTTCCCCTGTTCCACTCTGCAGCACCTGAAGCAGTGCATCTGCCTCCCCAAAGCCATGGTGCAGTTTTGCTTCTGTGAGTTCCAGGCTAAGTGACGGCTTCTGGGCTCCAACTTGTAGGGGAATCTGCTCCCTCTGGGACCACTCAGGATCCTGGCTCTTATCATCAGGAGGTTGTGGGGGCCTCTGAATCTGCTCCCCAGGGCTGAGATTAGTGCTGGCCCCCAGCTCCTTGCTTACACCCAATTCCTCAAGAGAGCCATTCTGAACCCCACCCCAGTTACTAAATTCATTATGTACTGGAGGGTCCCTCATGCTGcaatgctggggctggggagcaaTGCATGCTTGCGAAATGGGGCACAGCATCCCCTCAGGTTGGCAAACCTGAGGTTGGTCCACACTGGAACCTCGAAACCCTGCAGTGTCAGTCAACTCAGAGACAGGGTGGGGGCTGAGGTGCTGGAGGCTTCTCCACGAAGAGGTGAGGTTCAGAGGGAGCTGTGGCTCCACCAGAAGTGCTGAACTCTCGCCTCCACTTTCTGGcttgctctgccactgacttGGCCCCCTAGGGCTCAGCAGGCTGTGCCCTGGGAAGCCACCTCTTCAGGCACAAAGCTATTGGCCAGCCTCTGGCTCTTGTCCCATGGTGGTAGAGGTGGCAGTCTATTTTGGACCTCAGTGGTGGCTCTGGGCTGAAGCTGCTGAGAAGGTTGCCCTAAAAAGCTAACTTGGATTCTGGAGCTTTGCTGTGAGGTGGAAGGGGAGCTTGACTCAAGGAATGACTTCCCATTACTCCTTCCTAAGTGACTTGAGCCTTCTCTACCCAGACTCTCAACTCTCTGGGAACCACCTGACTCATCAGCGCTTTGAGAATAATTACCCTTTGGAGGTCTTGAAGCACCACAAACAAGGTCTGGGCTGGAATCAAGCTTCTGGTGGCCTTCAAGAGCATAATCAGAGGGAGCTGAGAGACTCAGGGCACCTGGGAGCAGACCTGACTCCTGTGTGCTGGCACTAAATGTGAGGATTGGGGAAGAGGCCCTGTCTACCATCAAGGCACTCCCTGGACTCAACTTCTCCTGGACCTCAGGTTCCTGAGTGGACCCCCCTGAAGTACTGGGGAAGAGGCTGGGGGTAAGACAGAGGCTGCAGTTGGGGCTGTTGACAATCATGCAAGAAGATTCCTCTGGTTGGGAACTGGGAGGCAGGGAAGCATTGGGAGATGCTGGTGGGCTTATAGGAAGGAGGTTGGGCAGAACTTCCCTTTTGTGGGATGAGGATATTAGAGGGCTCTGCAGCGTGTGGTAGGTGctttcttcatgaagatctgGGGGTGTTGCCATTTTCCATGCTGTTTCCTCGGCCTCAGTCCTCTGAAGTGCCCCTGGGACATCTCCCTTTTGTTGAGACTTGGCTGAGATATCTGAGCCCAGCTCTTCAAGGATCACACTGACTTCCTGAGATTTGGTCTCTGAGGTCTTGAGGCACAGAG
The Sciurus carolinensis chromosome 2, mSciCar1.2, whole genome shotgun sequence DNA segment above includes these coding regions:
- the LOC124978241 gene encoding stAR-related lipid transfer protein 9-like, giving the protein MLCPISQACIAPQPQHCSMRDPPVHNEFSNWGGVQNGSLEELGVSKELGASTNLSPGEQIQRPPQPPDDKSQDPEWSQREQIPLQVGAQKPSLSLELTEAKLHHGFGEADALLQVLQSGTGEALAPEEPMMSTWEELYARQKKAIETLRRERAERLQNFRRTRSPPKQLSLLPSRALPTQDIDLPSRRREYLQRLRKDVVETTKSPELASKSAHSPSEIDLMLRNYQRAREEAKMEIAKARDRLRERTEQEKLRIREQIISHLLREEERLHTLANSSSLCTSSNGSLSSGVTSGYNSSPALSGQLRSPESVGDSNLPDSRDTWIGDGQAHSAVRNLYLARSAWKNSAYSCRASLGSSCCFPSSPSSFSSSYQDLAKHMVDTSMADVMAACSNNLHNLFSHQATAGWNYQGEEQEVQLYYKEFSSTRHGFLGAGVVSQPLSHVWAAVSDPTLWPLYHKPIQTARLHQRVTNSISLVYLVCDTTLCALKQPRDFCCVCVEAKEVPALLVGHLSVMAVQSVYDTSMPRPNRKMVRGEILPSAWILQPVTVEGKEITRVIYLAQVELGAPGFPPHLLSSFIKQQPLVVARLASFLGS